The following nucleotide sequence is from candidate division TA06 bacterium.
CATCAGGGTCAAGAACCACAATATTACTCCCCTTAGCAAAGCGCTTGGCATATTTGCCACGAATCCCCTTCGAGAAATCGTACTCCTCACGCATTACTGGCTCCCGGAGCTTTTTCCTATGTTTCTTCATAAGTCTCTCTCTCACGCCCCGTTGCTAGACGGGCGCTAATTAGGCGGATGTTATTACCTCTTTCCGTGTGAGCGACAACCAAGGTCCGACCGCGATACGATTGACCAACGATGATGGACCGGAGTTCATCATCGGAGGGATCTGGATCAGCAATTGTCAGGGACAAAGGGTCTCCGAAAACACTAGCAGCTTCTTCGAATGAGACCCCATGTTTTTTGAGATTTGAAGCAGCTTTTCTCTTGTCCCATTCGAAGGTCAAAGCCATTTGGCTCTCTTTTACATGGGCGCTCTAACGGCCGTAGCGGAGTTGCGTGCGTACAATACGGAATACAAATCGAAAAACCGATATCAGATCTTTGGCGAAATTATTATATTCTCTTTGCTCCCCCTTTTCAATAAAAATGGGAACCCCCTACAAACAGGGATTCTAAGGTGAGTTCGGCCGAGGTGGGTCTACTTGACTTTTGGGTTCTCCTTGGCGACGTAAGC
It contains:
- a CDS encoding BrnT family toxin, with the protein product MTFEWDKRKAASNLKKHGVSFEEAASVFGDPLSLTIADPDPSDDELRSIIVGQSYRGRTLVVAHTERGNNIRLISARLATGRERETYEET